The following is a genomic window from Lactococcus carnosus.
TAAAATTAAAATTGTATTAAAAATCGTAAAATGTTACTTACAATATTGAAAGATTTACATCTTTTAGTCTCTATCTTACAGCAAACCTAACCTGAACTCTCTTTAAAATAAGGTGTATCGTGATTTAAAGCGGCTTTTTATTAGGTGTGCCCGCTTTACGGGGAAATCTTTTTGGTGTTTCCTTTTTCTTCTCAATCATCACTAGATGGCGTTCATCACCATTTGGTAAGGTATAATCTAGAGGTGTGCCTAATTTGCCACCTAAAATAGCAATCGCATGTTTGGCTTCTGTCATCTCATCTAGCATCTGACTTGCTTTAAGTGATAGCAGTTTACCATTCTTTTTTAAAAAAGGTAAGGTTAATTCTGACAAGACATTCAAGCGTGCTACTGCGCGAGCAGTAACATAGTCAAACTGACCTCTATAAATAGGATCTTGTCCAAAATCTTCAGCTCGTCCATGTAATAAGGTAACGGTCGTTGTATCGAAGTCTAGTTTATCAGATAGGGCTTCTAAAAATTTAATCCGTTTATTTAAGGAGTCAATGATGGTTACGTTTAACTCAGGAAAGATAATCTTCATCGGAAAACTCGGAAAACCAGCACCAGCGCCAATGTCTAACAATTTGAGTGACGTATTATCAATTACGTTATATAAAAGTGGTGTGATAGAATCATAAAAGTGCTTGAGATAGACGTCCTGTTTTTCAGTAATAGCAGTCAAATTAATTTTTTCGTTTTCAGTTACTAAAAAATGATAATAGGTTTCAAATTGTTTTTTTTGTGTATCAGTTAAATAAATATCAAATTTTTCTAGTTGGCTATAAAAGGCTTCTGGTGTCATAATTGTCTTTCTAGTAGGGTTTTCGTAATCATATAGATATCAGATTTTACAGGGATATCTGGTAATTTTTGGATCAACTTCAAGGCCTTATCGGTATGCTTTTTAGCTAGTGCGTAGGTTTTATCTAAGGCATTTGTTTCATGAATAATGACAAATACTTGCTCATAAGCTTCCTGTGCTAATAGATCACCTACCTTAGTATCGGCAGCAATGGCAAATAGAACAGGCGCAGAATAGATCCCTTGTTTGATATCTGTCAGTACAGGTTTGCCAAAGGTTTGACTTTCTGTTGTGTAATCTAGATAGTCATCCATAATTTGGAAGGCAATACCGATATTAAGTCCAATATCATAGGCACGTTTGGCAAGTAACATTTGGCCATCTGCAAAAAGAGAGACAGCACAAGCTTGTGCAAATAACTCAGCCGTTTTTCCGGAAATATTTGCTAGATAGTCTGAAATGGTTTGATCCGTGTTGAAACGCAAATTCATCTGCCCAAGTTCACCATTCAGTACGGTTTCCATGGCATCAATTCGCTTTGATAGATTTGACATATCTAAGGCGTGTTTAATCATTAACTTAAAGACAGCAATAAATAAATAATCACCAGCGTAGACAGCAACTTCATTGCCATAGAGGTGGGAAATCGTTGGTACACCCCGTCGTGTTTCGGCTTCATCAATGATATCATCATGAACTAGCGTTGCCGTATGTAGCAGTTCTATTGAACTGGCTAAGGCGATTCTTTTGTCTGAGTCTAAGGTTGTAAAGTCAGCAAATAGTAGCAGATATGCTGGGCGGAGCATCTTTCCACCAGAAGCTAACAAGCTTAGAATCGCTTGCTGCGTCTGAGGATTTTTTACTTTAATGGCATCAGTCATCGTGTCATGAACGATATCAAGTTGCTTAGCAAGTTGGGGATATGTATTCCAAAAAGTCATAGGTCTGTCATCCAAATTTTATTTTCTTTTACAAATAAATCATTGATCGGTTTAATCTTATAAAGTAGAGAGTTGGCAGCTACGCCTATAAAAAAGCCAGCCAAAAGACCGAAAAAGGCGAGCCATGGTAAATACAAAAGTACTGCAGGTGTCTGGGATATAAAAGTCGCCATTACAAGCTGACCGACATTATGAAAAAAACCGCCTGCTAATGAGATGCCAATCAGACTAACTAGTTTTGGTCCCAAGAGTTTGATGAGATACATGGCTAGAAGGGATAATATCCCACCAGAAAGACTGTACAAGAAGACAGAAAATCCAGTAAATAAGGCAGTAAGTAGCAATTTTAAGATCATCAAAATGATGACATCTGATTTTTTTAATGTAAAAATTGCCATTAAGACGACAAGATTACTAAACCCTAGTTTGGCACCAGGGGCGAATGCAAAAGGTGAGGGGAATAGGGTTTCGACGATACCAATAATGGTTGCCGTAGCTGTCAGTAAAGCAATATAGACAAGTCTATGTAGCTGATGTTGTGTCATTGGTAATCTACTATCCTATCTTTTTTATCTTTACCCTTGTCATCATCGGTTGCGCCCATGATTTCAATGACTAAGCGATGTGGTAAACACACGATGGTTTGACCAGTCTTACCAATGTAGCCCTTGCGAACACAAATTTGATCACCGCAGTTGGCATAAACAATGGCAATTTGACCATCACGAACTTCTATTTTATTGATGTCGTCATGTGCTGCGTCGCGGTAAGTATAGGTCTGGTCTTTACCTAAATCAAACGTTTTAACGACCTGACTATTAACCCGAAGTTGCGCAATCTGCCCTGGCTGTTGATTTCCCCTTAGCAGTAAGAAAGGAGAAAAACTTGCGATCATTAATAAGATTATCAAGATGAAATCGACTGGTTTCATCTGTAAATGCTTTACTTTTCTAGAGATGCCCGTGATTGATTTCATTACTCCATTTTATCATGTTTTATAAATTTTTGCTTAAAAGTTTTAAGTGGCAAATGGGTAACAAGCTAGTTATCAAAAATAGATAAGAAAAGCGTCCCTGTCGGAACGCTAGATGATTAGTTTTTCTTTGTACTTATTTTACTTGCTGCCTCAAGTTCTTTTGCTTTTTTGATAATATAATCATGTAAAGCATCTTTGATTTGCGGGTGTGTTAAGCCATATTCGATTGTTGTTTCAACAAAGCCGAACTTGTCACCAACGTCATAACGTTTGCCTTTAAATTCACGAGCAAAAACGCGTTGTGTTTTATTTAATCGCTCGATTGCATCTGTGAGTTGGATTTCATTTCCAGCACCAGGTTTTTGAGTTTCTAGAATACTGAATATTTCAGGTGTTAATAAATAACGACCGATGATTGCAAGATCACTAGGTGCATCTTCAATTGCAGGTTTTTCAACAAAGTTAGCGACATTATAGAGTCCCTTTTCGACTTCGCCTTCGGGTGCAATGACACCATATTTGTCAACTTCTTGATGCGGTACTGCCATGACCGCAATCGTAGATGCATGTGTTTTTTCATAGTCATTAATCAGTTGCTTCGTTAAGGGAATCTCAGACTCCATCAAATCATCACCGAGCATGACAACAAATGGTTCATCACCTATGAAAGCTTTAGCCTGTAGTACAGCATGCCCTAACCCCTTAGGATGGCTTTGACGGATGAAGTGTAAATTAATATCTGTCGTTTCTTCAACCAGTTTTAAGAGATCATCTTTGCCTTTTTCTTTTAAAGCCATCTCAAGTTCGATATTTGAATCAAAGTGGTCTTCTATAGGTCTTTTGGCCTTACCTGTGACAATCAAGATATCCTCAATACCAGACTTAAGTGCTTCTTCAACGATGAACTGAATTGTTGGCTTATCAACTATCGGTAGCATCTCTTTGGCAATTGCTTTAGTTGCTGGTAAAAAGCGTGTACCTAAACCAGCTGCTGGAATGACTGCCTTACGTACTTTGACAGCTTGGATTTCTTTTTTCATGCTAGTTTTTCCCCTTAATTTCGATAATATATTCATTTTCTGGACGACCTTCTCGACGCATAAGTTGAATAATACTATCCTTGATTTCGGCATCTTCATAAATGACGTGATAGATGGCATTGACAATGGGCATGTCAATCTTTAACATTTGGGCTAACTCGTAGGCAACTTTGGTTGTTGAAACACCCTCTATTACCATCCCCAT
Proteins encoded in this region:
- a CDS encoding NusG domain II-containing protein codes for the protein MKSITGISRKVKHLQMKPVDFILIILLMIASFSPFLLLRGNQQPGQIAQLRVNSQVVKTFDLGKDQTYTYRDAAHDDINKIEVRDGQIAIVYANCGDQICVRKGYIGKTGQTIVCLPHRLVIEIMGATDDDKGKDKKDRIVDYQ
- the galU gene encoding UTP--glucose-1-phosphate uridylyltransferase GalU, which codes for MKKEIQAVKVRKAVIPAAGLGTRFLPATKAIAKEMLPIVDKPTIQFIVEEALKSGIEDILIVTGKAKRPIEDHFDSNIELEMALKEKGKDDLLKLVEETTDINLHFIRQSHPKGLGHAVLQAKAFIGDEPFVVMLGDDLMESEIPLTKQLINDYEKTHASTIAVMAVPHQEVDKYGVIAPEGEVEKGLYNVANFVEKPAIEDAPSDLAIIGRYLLTPEIFSILETQKPGAGNEIQLTDAIERLNKTQRVFAREFKGKRYDVGDKFGFVETTIEYGLTHPQIKDALHDYIIKKAKELEAASKISTKKN
- a CDS encoding polyprenyl synthetase family protein — its product is MTFWNTYPQLAKQLDIVHDTMTDAIKVKNPQTQQAILSLLASGGKMLRPAYLLLFADFTTLDSDKRIALASSIELLHTATLVHDDIIDEAETRRGVPTISHLYGNEVAVYAGDYLFIAVFKLMIKHALDMSNLSKRIDAMETVLNGELGQMNLRFNTDQTISDYLANISGKTAELFAQACAVSLFADGQMLLAKRAYDIGLNIGIAFQIMDDYLDYTTESQTFGKPVLTDIKQGIYSAPVLFAIAADTKVGDLLAQEAYEQVFVIIHETNALDKTYALAKKHTDKALKLIQKLPDIPVKSDIYMITKTLLERQL
- a CDS encoding Gx transporter family protein, whose translation is MTQHQLHRLVYIALLTATATIIGIVETLFPSPFAFAPGAKLGFSNLVVLMAIFTLKKSDVIILMILKLLLTALFTGFSVFLYSLSGGILSLLAMYLIKLLGPKLVSLIGISLAGGFFHNVGQLVMATFISQTPAVLLYLPWLAFFGLLAGFFIGVAANSLLYKIKPINDLFVKENKIWMTDL
- the rsmG gene encoding 16S rRNA (guanine(527)-N(7))-methyltransferase RsmG, with protein sequence MTPEAFYSQLEKFDIYLTDTQKKQFETYYHFLVTENEKINLTAITEKQDVYLKHFYDSITPLLYNVIDNTSLKLLDIGAGAGFPSFPMKIIFPELNVTIIDSLNKRIKFLEALSDKLDFDTTTVTLLHGRAEDFGQDPIYRGQFDYVTARAVARLNVLSELTLPFLKKNGKLLSLKASQMLDEMTEAKHAIAILGGKLGTPLDYTLPNGDERHLVMIEKKKETPKRFPRKAGTPNKKPL